The Candidatus Flexicrinis proximus genome contains a region encoding:
- a CDS encoding YafY family transcriptional regulator, with protein sequence MYSPTLRLLTILELLQSHPSMSGSQLARRLEVEVRTVRRYIVMLQDMGIPIEAERGPEGAYHLQRGFKLPPLMFNDAEAVALTLGLLMLRAFQLPGEMAAIEGALAKTERVMPEKLLEQVRGLQEAITFSVSSAPTQFQPRFVSLLSIALQQHKRVFLRYLAFGGDTSARPFDPYGIVCHEGYWYTSGYCHLRNELRTFRIDRIVTLDLLDQSFDRPADFDAVKHILGSLATMPGMYAIEIVLQGTMEEVRRVLSPQAGTFEETEVGIIWRREAHELNWIAQVLLQFDFPVTIRKPAELCEKMLDLAARAVRMTVKS encoded by the coding sequence ATGTACAGTCCGACGCTCCGCTTGCTCACCATCCTAGAGTTGCTACAATCGCACCCCTCAATGAGCGGATCGCAGCTCGCACGCCGACTTGAAGTCGAAGTACGTACCGTGCGCCGTTACATCGTTATGTTGCAGGATATGGGCATCCCGATTGAAGCAGAGCGTGGTCCAGAGGGCGCGTACCATCTTCAGCGTGGCTTCAAACTGCCACCGCTCATGTTCAACGATGCCGAGGCGGTCGCGCTGACGCTCGGACTGCTGATGCTGCGTGCGTTTCAACTCCCGGGAGAGATGGCAGCCATTGAAGGCGCGCTTGCCAAGACCGAACGGGTGATGCCGGAAAAGCTGCTTGAACAGGTTCGGGGGTTGCAGGAGGCTATTACTTTCAGTGTTTCTTCTGCTCCTACGCAGTTCCAGCCTCGTTTTGTATCGCTCCTGAGTATCGCTTTGCAGCAGCATAAGCGCGTATTTTTGCGTTATCTTGCATTCGGCGGCGACACCTCTGCCCGCCCCTTCGATCCGTACGGAATCGTCTGCCATGAGGGGTACTGGTATACGAGCGGCTATTGCCATCTGCGGAATGAGCTGCGCACTTTTCGGATCGATCGCATCGTTACCCTAGATTTGCTGGATCAATCCTTTGACCGCCCTGCCGATTTTGATGCTGTAAAGCATATTCTCGGATCGCTGGCGACGATGCCGGGCATGTATGCCATCGAGATTGTGTTGCAAGGAACGATGGAAGAGGTGCGCCGCGTTCTGTCCCCACAAGCCGGCACCTTTGAAGAAACGGAAGTCGGGATTATCTGGCGGCGGGAAGCACATGAACTGAACTGGATCGCGCAGGTGCTGCTGCAATTCGATTTTCCCGTAACGATCCGTAAGCCCGCTGAACTTTGCGAGAAAATGCTTGATCTGGCAGCGAGGGCGGTGCGTATGACGGTCAAGAGTTGA
- a CDS encoding single-stranded DNA-binding protein, translated as MGTSINTQVTGFVGSDPQVREVGEQRVASFSVAVSRKNRAGEKLTLWVRVNCWNKLADIAVQYVKKGSLVQASAEWLRPSAWTDQSCTAQASVDMDASRLVLLDRAENGDHGSDESDGNIPF; from the coding sequence ATGGGGACCAGCATCAATACGCAGGTGACAGGGTTCGTCGGTAGTGATCCGCAGGTGCGCGAAGTGGGAGAGCAGCGCGTGGCATCGTTCTCGGTAGCGGTCAGCCGCAAGAACCGCGCCGGCGAGAAGCTGACATTGTGGGTCCGGGTGAACTGCTGGAACAAACTGGCCGACATTGCGGTGCAGTACGTCAAGAAGGGTTCGCTGGTGCAGGCGTCGGCGGAGTGGCTGCGGCCGTCGGCATGGACCGACCAGAGTTGCACAGCGCAGGCCAGCGTCGATATGGACGCGTCGCGGCTCGTCCTGCTCGACCGCGCAGAGAACGGCGATCACGGCTCGGACGAGAGCGACGGAAATATCCCGTTCTGA
- a CDS encoding VOC family protein codes for MSVNAVTHLNFGGNARQALGFYHSVFGGNLSIMTYADFGAPKDTPGADQVVWGQVAADSGFRVMAYDVPMAEQPPQLSEPSTRRENGMTITRDSFFISLRGADVDEISRLWEKLSVGAVIVEPIAQSQWSPLFGMLTDRFGTTWVVDVVNQYNAS; via the coding sequence ATGTCCGTAAATGCAGTGACCCACCTGAACTTTGGCGGTAATGCTCGCCAAGCGCTTGGCTTTTATCATTCGGTGTTTGGCGGCAACCTGAGCATCATGACCTATGCCGACTTCGGTGCGCCGAAGGATACCCCTGGAGCCGATCAAGTCGTTTGGGGTCAGGTCGCCGCCGACAGCGGTTTCCGGGTGATGGCTTACGACGTGCCGATGGCTGAGCAACCGCCCCAGCTAAGCGAACCCTCGACACGCCGGGAGAACGGCATGACAATCACGCGGGACTCGTTCTTCATCTCATTGCGTGGGGCAGATGTTGACGAGATCTCCAGGCTATGGGAGAAACTCTCTGTAGGTGCAGTTATCGTTGAGCCTATCGCCCAGTCGCAGTGGTCACCGCTGTTCGGGATGCTGACCGACCGTTTCGGCACCACCTGGGTCGTGGATGTGGTAAACCAGTATAACGCCTCCTGA
- a CDS encoding DUF1801 domain-containing protein, with translation MAELKTKLTEESALAFLDQIENDQRRQDCLTVLELMKNVTGDEPRMWGESIVGFGSYHYRGKSGREGDWMLVGFSPRKQNLTLYIMAGFDGYDGLMSKLGKFKTGKSCLYINRLTDVDIQVLRDLIKQSVDYMRLTHSPE, from the coding sequence ATGGCTGAGCTAAAAACAAAACTCACTGAAGAATCTGCTCTCGCATTCCTCGATCAAATTGAGAATGACCAACGCAGGCAGGATTGCCTCACCGTCTTGGAGCTGATGAAAAACGTGACCGGAGACGAACCTCGCATGTGGGGAGAAAGTATCGTCGGTTTTGGCAGCTATCACTATCGGGGGAAAAGCGGGCGCGAAGGCGATTGGATGCTGGTCGGTTTCTCGCCCCGTAAACAAAACCTGACCCTTTATATCATGGCGGGTTTTGACGGGTACGACGGCTTAATGAGCAAACTTGGAAAGTTCAAGACCGGCAAGAGCTGCCTCTACATCAACCGACTGACCGATGTGGATATTCAAGTCTTGCGCGACTTGATCAAGCAATCCGTTGATTACATGCGACTGACCCATAGCCCGGAATGA